The genomic DNA gctcaggtgcatcctgcttgcATTggtcgtccttgagatgtttctacaactttattggagtccacctgtggtaaattcaattgattggacatgatttggaaaggcgcacacctgtctgtataaggtcccaaagttgacagtgcatgtcagagcaaaataaAACAAGCCACGAAGTCGAAGgatttgtccatagagctccgagacaggattgtgtcgaggcacagatctagtgaagggtaccaaaaaatgtatgcagcatcggaggtccccaagaacacagtgttctCCACCATTCTTAagtagaagaagtttggaaccaccaaggttctttctagagctggccgccaggccaaactgagcaatcaggggagaagggccttggtcaggaaggtgatcaataaccagatggtcactctggcagagctccagagttccactgtggagatgggagaaccttccagaaggacaaccatctctgcagcactccaccaatcaggcctttatggtagagtggccagacagaagccactcctcagtaaaagacacatgacaacctgcttggagcttgccaaaaggcacctaaaggactctcagaccatgagaaacaagattctctagtctgatgaaaccaactctttggcctgaatgtcaagcgtcgcgtctggaggaaacctggcaccatccctatggtgaagcatggtggtgccagcattatgctgtgaggatgtttttcagaggcagggactgggagtcagGATCAATGgtaagatgaatggagcaaattagagagagatccttgatgaaaacctgctccagagcactcaggaccttagactggggcgaaggttcaccttccaacagtacaacgactctaagcacacagccaagacaacgcaggagtggcttcgggacaagtctctgaatgtcctcgagtggatcagccagagcctggacttgaaccagatcaaacatctctggagggacctcaaaatagctgtacagcaacgctccccatccaacctgacagagcttgagaggatctgcagagaagaatgggaaaaactccccaaatacaggtgtgcctagcttgtagcgtcatacccaagaaaactcaaggctgtatacactgacaaaggtgcttcaacaaagtactgagtaaagggtctgaatacttatgtaaatgtgacatatCGGTTTTTATCTGAAATAAAATTGCTACATttactaaaaacctgtttttgctttgtcattatggggtattgtgtgtagattgatgaggaaaaaaacaatttaatacaatttagaataaggctaacgtagcaaaatgtggaaaaagtcaagggatctgaatacattccgaatgcactgtacttgcATTCTCTTGTTTCTTTAACTCACATCGTAGTTCTTGTGtggttttatttacattttttattctaTCTTCTATCATTATCTATATTATGATTATCACTACATAGTTGGGAAAGCGCTCTCAAGGTAAGAAtatcactgtactgttttacacctgtCGTATCATTTGCACGTGGTAAATAAACGTTGAAACTTGAAAGCATCTTTTGAATGCAGTAGACagttagctatagctagctagctagtttagcaaaCTAAACAAATCGATCTGCCATCAATTCTGCCAGCGCTCTCAAGGTAAGGCaactagatactgtatattagaTAAAAATGTAATACGTTATCAAACACAccccaaacaacaacaacacgtaAATCAACTAAATATGCACAATATTTTTTGCAGAAGCTCTCAGATAACTCCGCCATTACGGCGCCATGGCTACGGGCCCATGGGCTACGGTCAAAAGTAaagcactatataaggaataaggtgccatttgggaagcaacaGTCCCATCCTTCTTCATCCAATCTGACCCTGGGTCAGTTTAGCAGGGAAGTGTTGTAGCTACTGTAGTGTGTGCTATGCGCTTTACTGACCATGCACAACTTTCCATTGCAAAACCAAGCAAAccacatcatctctctctctcgctcagttcTGTCGGTTGATTGAGCCTTTTTCCCTGTAAAAGACTGTAAGCCGCAGCTAGCTCTCCTCGAATATTTCCAGCCATTAACCCTCTGTATAAATCATTTAATGACCAAATATTGAGTTTAATAATGAATCTCCCTTACAAATAATTGTGATTACAACAACCATATTTGGTTGTAAAATCTAAGCAGAGGGAAGAATATGAGGAAATGATGTTGTCAGTATGGTTGTACTGTCATGAGCATTGCTTTGATGTCCTTAATGTGCTGTTAGAGGCCCAGATTGTgtcattgtagtgtgtgtgtgtaacccccTTACCGGTGATGTTGAGGAGGCGTGGCAGGAAGCGGTTCCAGAATGCACACAGCTGATTCCGCAGGCCCTTGTGGATCTTCATGGATTCCGTGTTCAGACCCACGTGTTTTTGTTCACTGTTGGTGAACTGGGGCCACTTCCGCCTGCTATCCACACTGCCATCAAAGTTGATATTGGggttactggagagagagaaaggtgggagcgggtggagaaaagagacagaaagagagagaatagatttAATTTCAGTGTGCTTCGATAGACACACACCAACCCATACCCTTTTACAACTCCCCatttctctatctccatctccatctcaccCCCCCCCGTGTCTTACCCGGTGCGTGCGAAGTTGGCCCAGTATCTCATCATGCGTCGGCTCAGTTTCTCCTCCTCGGCTGTGTAGTTCAGTCTCTTCTCAAGCGGCATGCCGAACACAAACTCTATCTCGTAACCATGGATAACGCCCATCCACTCAGGCCACGCCAGGTTAGACGCACGGTGGTCAAACAGGTACAGGTACACTCCACCTAGAGAGTTTGGAATAGAGCATAGAATGAAATAGAACATGTATCCCCACTCTTGTCTTGTATATGTCCCAAACAGGTACACTCCACCTAGAGAGTTTGGAATAGAGCATAGAATGAAATAGAACATGTATCCCCACTCTAGTCTTGTATATGTCCCAAACAGGTACACTCCACCTAGAGAGTTTGGAATAGAGCATAGAATGAAATAGAACATGTATCCCCACTCTTGTCTTGTATATGTCCCAAACAGGTACACTCCACCTAGAGAGTTTGGAATAGAGCATAGAATGAAATAGAACATGTATCCCCACTCTAGTGTTGTATATGTCTCAAACAGGTACACTCCACCTGGGAACAACAATAGGATAGGAGAGACATTGGCATGGAATATTGACGCAGGACTTTGAGTTCGACTTTTGGTTTGAACAACTTCAAACTTGTGTTATTCCTTTTGAGCACCATTGTATGACACGAAACAACGTCTTTGAAAAACATTCGTGAACCATTCTTACCTTGTGAGTTCCCATCCTTCGCCGTGGCCCCTGCGTTGCCCGCTGGTTGCCCATTGTTGGCACCCTGGTTAGAGTGAAACTGGGCATAGCTCCTGGCGAAGTGCTGCAGGGGGCAGATGACATTATGGTCTCCGACCACATCGTCCAGGGCATCACGGTTCTTTACCCCGTTGTTCTCATCGAACCAGTCCGTATACTGCAACACAATACAACTGTATTAATCAATCATATTTATTATATACAATCACTTGTACATCCACGGTTGTCACAAAGTACTGTAACACAATACATGGTCAGACATTAGTGGTTACCCGATTGCCCTCGAGAGGGCATGTAAACTGAACTGCCATGCAAGTGGAGTGTGCTCTGTGCTGTGGTTGCCCTGATTGATACAACTTTATTAGGCCATATGTCACAGCGAACAACTAAAATCTGTCTTCTAGCTTGTCATATCAATTCCCCTTTTCTTTCCAGCACATGGCCCAACCAGGATTTGAACTGGCCACCTTTCAGCTACAGGTCCACCTCCTTAACGGGCTGGGCTACTTACCTGCAGAACCACAGCCTCCTGGCCGATCTCATTGGCATGCGGAACGCTCAGTTTCACGCTTTCCAGGAAGTCCTCGCGCGAGATCAGTGACTCATTGTCCTATGGGGAGTCAATGGAAGGTTTGTGTGAAATTGTATCAGtgacagtggaacacacacacacacaaaacaggcatgaatgtacaaacacacacacccacgctacaaatgcacacacagagaaacacacaccaggcacacacacacaaatgcacatatGTAGCCGCCCCCCAAacactccatcccctctctctcctcacgtaCCTTGCTGAAGCCAGGGGCTCCATAGAGGAGGAAGAAGGACCCCTCATCCTGGTTGACCCCCAGCAGGATTTGGGTGTCCTTGAAGTTGCCTGAGCTGAGCATGGCCTCGGGGTTGTCTGGAAGGACCACGCCGTCGATGACGGGCACAAAGGAGAAACGGAAGATGGCAGACCACGGCATGACctgacaagacaaaacaaaatgtatttatttcaccttaatttaaccaggtaaataATTGAAAACACATTCCTTACATTTAACATTTAACGTACGTTAAATGTGAACGGAAAACATAAATGTACATGGAAATGCTATGGAAATGCACATTTAAATGTCAAACGTAACTCTAAAAGTAAACATAAATGTAAGACTTAAACCTAAACATAAATGTAATAAATGAATGTACCTGCCACTCCTGGTCAATGAGCTCCTGCGGGGGCTTGTTGCGAAGACAGTCCACCAGCTCCGTATCGTTACCCCCCGAGGGGCACCCGACGAGCTTCCCCAACATGACGGCCCTACGGTGGGCTTCAGCTGGCGTAACAGTGGCCCAGGGGCAGTTGGGGGCTCCACTCTGGAGGATGGCTCGGGTGAAGGTGGGTCGACTGTCGGGAGACAGGAGGTGCATCCCAACAGAGACTGCTCCAGCACTCTCCCCAAAGATGGTCACCTACGAGTAGTAGTAGTTAATAACAATAATATTGAATTTATAGAGCACACAAGCTTGCTGACACACACATTTCCTCTTTATTATCATTACCTGTTTGGGGTTGCCCCCGAAGAAGTGTATGTTATCCTGGACCCACTGGAGGGCCATGCGTTGGTCTAAGAGCCCCACGTTCCCAGGGGCCTCTGAGGAGCCGTGGAGAGCCAGGAACCCAAAGGCCCCGATGCGGTAGTTCATGGAAACCACCACCACCTTCTCCGAGTGAGCCAAGTAGCGCCCGTCGTACACGTCCAGGGACGATGATCCGCTGtagaacaatacaatacaactttattgtccatatGTTACAGCGAACAATGAAATGCGTTTCCTGCTCAATACCCCCAGATAGCACCttcatgcatacacacaaacttgAAAAGAGCACAGGGTCCTAGCCACAGTGCAGCATCCCTGGATGGAGAGCATGTTGTACGGTTAAGTGCTTGTGAAATGTGAAAGCCTTTCACTTTCCAGGCACAGATCAATTCCCTCCTTTCTTCCAGCGCCCTGCCTGCATTTCGAACTGGTTACCTTCCGGCTACAGGTCAAGCTCCTTAGCCCACTGGACTACCTACCTGTAGAACCCTCCTCCGTAGATCCATACCATCACGGTGAGGTTGTGAGGTCTGGCGGAGGTGGGGACCCAGATATTGAGGTAGAGGCAGTCCTCGCTCATCTCCCTGTTGGAATTAAATCAAACTTTAGTTTGTAAAAAATCTAGCTACCACCTAGTATAACGAAACCTtttttcaaatgaaatcaaactttatttaacccttctgtggtgttcgggtctgtgggacccattttcaatgtttactaaaCCTGAGACTCATTTGTGGTGGCTCATtaacacattttcattgagtgcacactgtgcacccccctacacatttatattacatatgtggtgttcggGTCCACTGGACCCGAGGgtaataaaagtgtgtgtgtaggtgaaaacaagtaaaaatgaaagaaaaaggtttgctgtgtgccttcactctgtcttcctcctccctgggcctgctgtttcaacatagcaccaagaacctgtctgtctccctgcctgtctccctgtctcctgctTTTCTTGGACTCTTTACCCTTTTTagtgtgaaactacacaatgtcttgcgggaacctgcacaatgttattacaatacattatttcaatgcattgtaaaaaaaaataaaaaaatctgtatttttcccactctaccccagccaggtgcaaattgggGGAGGGACATAGCAAATAAAAagctttgcatgtgtggctcattaccacaatcaatcagtatggcaaaaaGGATCTCTGCTCAACTGGGGCTGGAAGGAATGTCTTCCACTTTGGAAGATGAAGTATTTTCAGAATATGAGGATCATGTCTCTGCCAATTcggagtctgacagtgagttggaagaagaggatgagattgaccctcagccagccccaggaccagccgtcagcagccagccccggGACCAGCACCGTCAGCAgcaagccccaggaccagcccgtcagcagccagccccaggaccagcacatcagcagccagccccaggaccagcccgtcagtaaccagctcatcagcagcctgcAGAAGGAGAAATATGGATGTTCAAAAATTGGGAAATTGAACGCTCTTCTTGCCCAAGGAATGAGCCACCCCtcatggctgccaatgtgataaggTTGCAACCAGGGCCGACGCGGATGGAAGTTACTCATGTTCAGGACATAAAGTCTTCTTTTGAACTGTTCATCTCAGACACCAGCCAGGAAATCATTCTGGACTGCACTCATTTGGAGGGAAGGCGTGTTTTTTTTGGAGAGATATGGAAAGAGATGGACCAAAGTCATTTACATGTATAGTTTGGGgttcttatccttgctggtgtttttagatccaatggggaatccacagaatccccgtgggatgcagaaactggcagaGAACTTTTCCTGGCAACAATGTCTCTGGAAAACTTCCAAATTATTTCAGGGATTATCCGCTTCGATAACCGTGACACCAAACCAGCTCggcggcagagagacaagctaggtgcaatcaggtcagtgtgggacaagtgggtCTACTGCCTTCCCCTGTTTTACAATCCTGGGCCCAACAATTCTGTTGATGAGAAGCTTATGCCATTTAGGGGCCGTtgccccttcaggcagtacataccATCTAAACCCGCAAAATATGGTatcaagatctgggctgcctgGGATGCTGCTTCAACATATACGTGGAACTAGCAAGTGTATACggggaagccagatggaggagcccctgagaagaaccaagggatgcgGGTTGTCCTGGACGTGACACAGGACAACATCAAATGCAATAACTTTTTTACTTCgcacaagctgggacaggagctcctcaagaggaagctgacgatggtaggaacattacaaaaaaaaacaagccagagctcccacctcagctgttgaaGACACTGAACAGGCCTATCAATTCCTCTAAGTTTGTGTTTCGGACCGACACATCCCTAGTGTCTTATGTGCCAAAGAAAGGCAAAAATGTGGTACTCATGAGTACGCTGCATAgggatgggagaatctgtggccaggaacatcaaaaaccagaaatcataatggattacaatgccacaaaaggaGGGGTGGAGAATTATCGTTTGTAATCTGGCATTAaacccagattggaacagagggaagcTCCAGAGGAGATGGCTCTTTCTCGATGAAGTaattggtaagacctcaaatccagagggggcaacatatcccaaggaccccagcttctgcagccactGCAGCCACCCAAGGACCCCAGCTTCTTGCAGCCATGCTGGTGCCCCATCCGCTCGACCCACAGTACCAACAACTCCAATACTGgaagtaagtgtgagtgatgttgttgcatgtgtgtgtgtgtctgactctctttctagattgcagccggtagcaacaagaagaagcgctgcaatgtgtgtggacccaagaaaGACAGGAGTACGcagtacacatgcatcaagtgcaagaaatacatttgcaacacacacacagtaaaactctgtccctcatgtggtgtgtagaccagCCGTAACTTGTTTTCAATGGGgctcatttatcatttccatacaataatgtatgtaaaatgtatcttTCCAAattgttcagttcaaagcaatacACATCGATAGTGATGAAAATCTTGTTTCgtttatatttgttcaagataaacatgatttattccGCCCATGTCTTTATTCCGCAAATAGCGTtttttattgataaatgtgatctagcagaggtaaatggcaaatattaaccatgtatgctgTCTATATGGCTTGTAATTGATATCAGTCAACATTTCAGTATTTTTACGTAAATCgttatggctgtattgttttaaaaacccaataatgttgtgggtccatcagacccgCAAACATTGAGTGAATaacatgaacaccacacaagggttgaAGTGCATTTAAAATCGCAAACATACTTTAAAGTAAAACAAGGAAATGAAGTAAAAGCAAACAAGTAGCAATAAAATAGATTAAtaatacaaaagttaaataaaatgcATCccaaattggcaccctattccctacatagtgcattactttcaACCAGAGTTCAACCAGAGTCCAACCAGAGTCAACCAGAGTCCAATCTAGCAAGCTAGATCTAGTCAGGTTTTTATGAAGCTAGCCATCTTCAGTTAGTGTCACATTAAAGATCAGGCTATATCCGTACTACGAAGGTGGATATTGATGGCGCAACCCACTTCTTACTTGAGCCTGCTCGAGCTAGGTTTGTAACTGTGCGTTCATGTCGCAGTTGGCTAATCGAAAGCCCAACTCTTCAactgagacaatgctgaaacatcaatccacGGGCCGAGTGAGGgacacattttcatttgtgcCAAAATCAAAATGAAGGAAAGGTTCTCTTGCAAATTCTGCAGGCTACGGTGTGAAATAGACTTTTAGAAGTGCTGTCTTTTTGTTATTACCTTCTGTTAAGGCCGTATTTGGTGTGCTTATCAATACACAATCATCTTTTTTCCCCCACCTATTATACATCTACTGTATTATGTTATGCATGACGTTTCAaatgcattctgtcattactaaaaaaaaatttttttaacctttatttaacttggcaagtcagttaagaatgacagtctaggaacagtgggttaactgcctgttcagtggcagaacaacagatttgtaccttgtcagcttggggatttgaacttgcaacctttcctagtctaacgctctaaccactaggctaccctgccgcccaattGTGATGCATGCCAATTTTTTatacacaaaaaaacatttgatgaaTACAATATTGAATCAGTCATCTTTctcaaatgaaggggatgatgatgcaatctttgcgagagggagggaacctgatttcattggtcctcaatTCGTGGCTCAGTTACTTCATTCGGGATAAATTAagttagccctgagttagcctgTCCCGGAGCAAGGTTTTGAAGGAAGGATTTGTTGCCATTGAAAAATGCCTTGCTAAAAGGTGAGTCACTTTCGTGGTACGGGTTATCCTAAATTAAAGTTACCTtgctaactcctcaaacctgaTTTGTAGTATActcctctggtcaaaagtagggcactaaatagggaatagagcgCAATTTGGAACCCAAACAAAGGATGTCTAAAACCATAGACCTCTTAAGAGTTTCGCAACTTGGAAACCTGGAAAATGTAAACGTAAAAGAAATGTAAACCTGTTGGGGTTCCACATCTCGCTTCCCTGGAACCCGGGGAAAGAGGTGTCAACGAACTGGTAGCAGGCGTTGGGGTAGGAGCTAGCTTCGAACAAGTCCGACCATGGCTTCTTGGGCTCCGCCTTTCTGAAGCGCTTCTTGCCCAGTGGGGGCTCCGCGAATGGGATTCCGAGGAAAGCGGTCACGTGACTCCGGTCCGGCGTCGGTAGGCGGACGCCGCGGACACGTCCTGCCCGCGTGGCGACGACGAGTTCCGGAGAGTCActctgggaagaagaagaggaggcgaggagagagaggaggaagaaggggaggaggaaggcgATGGAGGTATGCATGGCGCTGTTGCTGTTGTTTGCTGATTGTGGACTTCTTGGTTCTGATGTTAGGTAGTCGGAGGTGTGtggtctctgttctgtctggagTCCCTCAGATctgtaggagagaggagcagagggagggggagagcgagagagaggaaacgTGAttaggagaaagagagtgacagagaacagatgacacaaaggagagaggaagatagagagagagaaaaagggatatAAATACAAGCAGATATAtatggagaaagaaagggagttGCGTGTTGGAAAGAGGGAGAGCTTGAGGAAAAAAACAGTGGGGCTTGATAGTATTTACTAAGCAGATATTTACTAAGCATGTATTTACTAAGCAGGTATTTACCCTAGCAGGTATTTACTAAGCAGGTATTTACCCTAGCATGTATTTACTAAGCAGGTATTTACTAAGCAGGTATTTACCCTAGCATGTATTTACTAAGCAGGTATTTACCCTAGCAGGTATTTACTAAGCAGGTATTTACCCTAGCAGGTATTTACTAAGCAGGTATTTACTAAGCAGGTATTTACCCTAGCAGGTATTTACTAAGCAGGTATTTACTAAGCAGGTATTTACCCTAGCAGGTATTTACTAAGCAGGTATTTACCCTAGCATGTATTTACTAAGCAGGTATTTACCCTAGCAGGTATTTACTAAGCAGGTATTTACTAAGCAGGTATTTACCCTAGCATGTATTTACTAAGCAGGTATTTACCCTAGCAGGTATTTACTAAGCAGGTATTTACCCTAGCAGGTATTTACTAAGCAGGTATTTACTAAGCAACGGCGTGAGGTCGGGTTTAGAGAAAGAGGACAAGAGGCGAAGGAAAGGAAAGAACTTAAGCAATATTAAATATTGAAGGACACTCTACACCACAAAGCACCCTATAGTCAAAGGAATCTAATTAACCAAACCAACTGTGTTGATATGACTGTAAGGATctctgaaaaacacacacatgcacagccaTGCAAGCGCtaacatgcactcacacacacacaaacctgtgaGGTTGTAAGTTGTTGTTCTTGTTTTTGCGATGCGTGGTTGCCATAGTGACGGGATTAGTTTGGGAGTCACAGATAGGGGTACATGACTTTCActgcagctgtgtgtgtatactattTCGGTTCTCTTTCTCTTCGCTGTATGTTGTTCTATTTTTGGTGGTGTCACCTCTCTCCCGAtcctctcacacgcacacacacacacacacacacacacacacacgcacgcatgcacacatgcatgcacgcacgcacacacaaatgcacgcatgcacacacacacacacacacacgcacacacaaatgcacgcatgcacacacacacacacacacacacacacacacacacacacacacacacacacacacacacacacacacactcacaaacagtcacagacacacacacacactgcatcctCTTCTCATGCAGGCCAACTGTACGCTTATATGGCATCATCACTTATATGGCATCATcacatacagtcaggtccaaaatgattggcacccttgataaagacaAGCAAAAAAAGCCTGTATAAAGTAAATAATActaatactgagctatattgtgtgCTCAAAACATTGGGAAATTATATACTTTTTTATAATTAATCAGAGAAATAGATTTTTTAACTAAGTAAAAatgatatacactaccattcaaaagtattggggtcacttgttttttgaaaagacaagcacattttttgtccattaaaataacatcaaattgatcagaaatacagtgtagacattgttaatgttgtaaatgaccacTGTAGCTGGAAATTgcagatttgttatggaatatctacataggtgtatagacgcccattatcagcaaccatcactcctgtgttccaatggcacgttgtgttagctaacccaagttaattattttaaaaggctaattgatcattagaaaacacttttgcaattatgttagcacagctgaaaactgttgttctgattaaagaagcaataaaactggccttctttagactagttgaatatctggagcatcagcatttatgagtttgattacaggctcaaaatggccagaaacaaataattttcttctgaaactcatcagtctactcttgttctgagaaattaaggctattcc from Oncorhynchus tshawytscha isolate Ot180627B linkage group LG15, Otsh_v2.0, whole genome shotgun sequence includes the following:
- the ache gene encoding acetylcholinesterase, whose translation is MHTSIAFLLPFFLLSLLASSSSSQSDSPELVVATRAGRVRGVRLPTPDRSHVTAFLGIPFAEPPLGKKRFRKAEPKKPWSDLFEASSYPNACYQFVDTSFPGFQGSEMWNPNREMSEDCLYLNIWVPTSARPHNLTVMVWIYGGGFYSGSSSLDVYDGRYLAHSEKVVVVSMNYRIGAFGFLALHGSSEAPGNVGLLDQRMALQWVQDNIHFFGGNPKQVTIFGESAGAVSVGMHLLSPDSRPTFTRAILQSGAPNCPWATVTPAEAHRRAVMLGKLVGCPSGGNDTELVDCLRNKPPQELIDQEWQVMPWSAIFRFSFVPVIDGVVLPDNPEAMLSSGNFKDTQILLGVNQDEGSFFLLYGAPGFSKDNESLISREDFLESVKLSVPHANEIGQEAVVLQYTDWFDENNGVKNRDALDDVVGDHNVICPLQHFARSYAQFHSNQGANNGQPAGNAGATAKDGNSQGGVYLYLFDHRASNLAWPEWMGVIHGYEIEFVFGMPLEKRLNYTAEEEKLSRRMMRYWANFARTGNPNINFDGSVDSRRKWPQFTNSEQKHVGLNTESMKIHKGLRNQLCAFWNRFLPRLLNITDNIDEAERQWKVEFHRWSSYMMHWKSQFDHYSKQERCTDL